In a genomic window of Styela clava chromosome 11, kaStyClav1.hap1.2, whole genome shotgun sequence:
- the LOC120347165 gene encoding synaptotagmin-15-like isoform X2, translated as MIKNSFQRFWSSGEDCGNDDGLQQSPKNTLTIRSNSQFGQRSPAITRSVRHGSIPFTLPPMALGKSSSTSSGLVERVQPYHPRSYSENDTSISMDTGVFMAPGIQEEEDSFGALDYSESSESTFDQTSEKPSEAKLSSTGNFRNSLLGQIQPELYKYSEHEEHDLPPSQYGRIWFTLVYDAAVEALTVKVVKIRQLQGRGSNVPHDSFVKLFLLPDERMSQQTKVKRRTNNPRFNETFVFQVSENDIRERTLRLSVYDVDKRKVARHLLGHALVSLSDVELLSQGGDDMMWRDLDDRAHPGDSGASLGEINISLSYLPSLNRLTAVVLRARNLREIDLEATGVYVKVALTQGHQIIKTRKTAVKRGECDPNYNESFSFTITPKDIESSCLSINVITIGYQSGIRQLKTSFKNLVSTGKPNSEHKYGRVVVGSFMFCRGEQLLHWQEMLAQQRKTISKWHPLSEVATND; from the exons AtgattaaaaactcgtttcagAGATTTTGGTCTTCCGGGGAAGATTGCGGAAACGATGACGG ATTGCAGCAGAGTCCTAAAAACACCTTAACTATTCGATCCAACAGTCAATTCGGACAGCGTTCCCCTGCTATAACCCGTTCTGTACGACATGGAAGTATACCGTTCACTCTTCCTCCCATGGCGCTTGGAAAATCATCTTCGACAAGTAGCGGACTAGTAGAACGCGTGCAACCGTATCACCCCAGATCATACAGTGAAAATGACACTTCGATTTCTATGGACACAG GAGTTTTCATGGCGCCTGGGATTCAAGAAGAAGAAGATTCTTTTGGCGCACTAGACTACAGCGAATCATCAGAAAGCACTTTTGATCAGACTTCTGAGAAGCCATCGGAAGCAAAACTAAGTTCAACTGGAAATTTCCGTAACAGTCTGCTGGGACAAATACAGCCTGAACTCTATAA ATATTCAGAACACGAGGAACATGATCTGCCACCTAGTCAATATGGAAGGATATGGTTTACACTGGTATACGATGCAGCCGTTGAAGCATTGACTGTAAAAGTAGTCAAG ATTCGTCAGTTACAAGGTAGAGGTTCCAACGTTCCTCACGATTCATTTGTGAAACTTTTTTTGTTACCGGATGAAAGGATGTCACAGCAAACGAAAGTCAAAAGAAGAACAAATAATCCCAGATTCAATGAAACTTTTGTTTTCCAA GTGTCTGAGAACGATATTAGAGAACGAACTCTGCGTTTGTCTGTATATGATGTCGACAAGAGGAAGGTGGCAAGGCATCTTCTTGGTCATGCTCTAGTGAGCTTGAGTGACGTAGAATTGCTGTCTCAAGGTGGTGATGACATGATGTGGAGAGATCTGGATGATCGAGCCCAT CCAGGAGATTCTGGAGCATCACTCGGTGAAATCAACATATCTTTATCTTACTTACCATCGCTCAATCGATTAACTGCAGTTGTACTGAGGGCAAGAAATCTCCGGGAGATCGACTTGGAAGCTACAg gTGTGTACGTGAAAGTGGCTCTAACACAAGGTCATCAGATAATTAAAACAAGGAAAACAGCGGTGAAAAGAGGAGAATGCGATCCAAACTATAACGAATCTTTCAGCTTCACAATAACACCTAAAGACATAGAATCATCCTGTCTTTCCATAAATG TTATAACTATAGGATATCAAAGCGGCATTCGACAACTCAAAACATCATTCAAAAATCTTGTCAGTACCGGAAAACCGAACAGTGAGCATAAATATGGACGAGTGGTGGTCGGATCATTCATGTTTTGCCGAGGGGAACAGCTTTTACATTGGCAAGAAATGCTAGCACAACAACGTAAAACAATCTCAAAATGGCATCCACTATCTGAAGTTGCTACCAATGATTGA